One segment of Fusarium falciforme chromosome 13, complete sequence DNA contains the following:
- a CDS encoding DUF2263 domain-containing protein gives MAPPRSSRVRPSEVAADTKRNFIPLVKKNYGDIFPPYSYLYRQPIAQLTIQRSKPSTRPPSFRIEVGDPVMKALAYAAMDTQASEAVGGPRVRIPFICAANERRPGGDWEIGRVGYEEKLCRRSNLSATLNAPWPNSPEPNNYPIPSQGGILSDVVVVCRGPHDRYDRLDSWFDLPVVSVPPTRWPKLKDNGHKYSFAEEREMTRDKLRGTLRICLYNGYDRVVIGDFGLGSGYRNPPQELAELWRDVFLFDPDLRGQFAYVVFVFENPLQSTTRYILDGITKNESGSKAKPRAGSSSSSSSSKDDGSAPTDRHIFEQVFSPAEVDRVLRQPDPRYGLGMITT, from the coding sequence ATGGCTCCACCCAGATCTAGCCGGGTACGGCCTTCCGAAGTCGCAGCCGATACCAAAAGGAATTTCATCCCACTTGTCAAGAAGAACTACGGTGACATCTTTCCACCTTACTCCTACCTTTATCGGCAACCTATCGCACAGCTCACCATTCAGCGTTCAAAACCTAGTACCCGGCCGCCCTCCTTCAGAATCGAGGTTGGCGATCCGGTCATGAAGGCCCTTGCCTACGCTGCAATGGATACGCAAGCGAGCGAGGCAGTCGGTGGCCCCCGTGTGCGAATTCCTTTCATCTGTGCCGCCAATGAACGAAGACCTGGGGGAGATTGGGAGATTGGTCGTGTCGGATATGAAGAGAAGCTTTGCCGACGAAGTAACCTCTCAGCCACTCTCAACGCACCTTGGCCCAATTCGCCGGAACCAAACAACTACCCCATCCCATCGCAGGGCGGCATCCTGTCCGATGTTGTCGTAGTTTGTCGCGGGCCTCATGACCGCTATGATAGGTTGGACAGCTGGTTTGACCTACCTGTTGTGTCGGTTCCACCAACCCGGTGGCCGAAACTCAAGGACAACGGCCATAAGTATTCCTTTGCGGAGGAGCGCGAGATGACTCGCGACAAGCTCCGTGGCACGCTCCGTATCTGCCTCTACAATGGATATGATCGTGTGGTCATTGGCGACTTTGGCTTGGGCAGCGGTTATCGCAACCCACCTCAAGAGTTGGCGGAGCTTTGGCGGGATGTCTTTCTATTTGACCCGGATCTTCGCGGTCAATTTGCCTATGTGGTTTTCGTATTCGAGAACCCCCTTCAAAGCACGACGCGCTATATTCTCGATGGGATCACCAAGAACGAGAGTGGCTCCAAAGCCAAGCCTCGGGCTGGATCCTCGAGTTCATCGAGTTCAAGCAAGGACGATGGCAGCGCTCCCACCGATCGACACATCTTCGAGCAAGTCTTCAGCCCCGCTGAGGTTGACCGAGTACTTCGGCAACCCGATCCCCGGTATGGACTCGGCATGATCACGACGTGA
- a CDS encoding Aldedh domain-containing protein, producing MAPAEIDDSETAKNPMLDFTGSFVQIIDGKPSTTKETRHGVNPANMQPKEEVPVATQDDLDCAVDAARKAFRTWSKVPYEDRRAAVLAFADAVEKVKTAFRDLLVSEQGKPIPQADVETDFTIGLIRELAHIELPEEVIEDDDKRTVITRYVPIGVVGAIIPWNFPFLLAASKLIPALLTGNVAILKPSPFTPYCGLKLVELAQGFFPPGVAQSLSGDDRLGPWLTSHPGIDKISFTGSSTTGKLVLQSAAKTLKRVTLELGGNDPAIIFPDVDVDKVAEKVAFYSFLNSGQICIALKRIYVHESIYEQFRNAVVKQVKAYTLGDGFQEGISHGPLQNSMQYEKVKTFFKDIEKEGWKVAVGGKIDPSPGYFITPTVIDRPPDSSRIVVEEPFGPIVPLLSWKDVDDVIARANDSLMGLGASVWCNDLKKAERVARRIQAGSVWVNTHFDLSPMAPFGGHKESGLGVEWGKNGLKELCNVQTLFLNKHVVA from the exons ATGGCTCCTGCAGAAATTGACGACTCTGAGACTGCCAAAAATCCTATGTTGGACTTTACAGGCAGTTTTGTTCAGATTATTGATGGAAAACCCTCCACAACAAAGGAAACTCGTCATGGCGTCAACCCGGCCAATATGCAGCCAAAAGAAGAGGTTCCCGTCGCGACGCAGGACGACCTTGATTGTGCCGTTGATGCGGCTCGAAAAGCTTTCAGAACTTGGTCCAAAGTGCCATACGAAGACCGCCGCGCCGCTGTCCTTGCTTTTGCGGACGCCGTAGAGAAAGTCAAGACGGCTTTCAGAGACCTCCTCGTATCCGAGCAGGGGAAGCCT ATCCCTCAAGCTGATGTGGAAACCGATTTTACCATTGGATTGATTCGAGAGCTTGCGCATATCGAGCTTCCAGAAGAGGTAatcgaagacgacgacaagcGGACGGTCATCACACGCTACGTCCCGATTGGCGTCGTTGGCGCTATTATTCCGTGGAACTTTCCATTTCTATTGGCGGCTAGCAAGCTCATCCCGGCTTTGTTGACGGGGAACGTGGCCATTCTCAAACCTTC TCCATTTACTCCCTATTGCGGACTCAAACTCGTCGAGCTGGCTCAGGGGTTCTTCCCGCCCGGAGTCGCGCAGTCATTGAGCGGAGATGACAGGCTTGGCCCGTGGTTGACAAGTCACCCGGGCATCGACAAGATCAGCTTCACAGGATCTTCGACAACTGGAAAACTAGTTCTTCAGAGTGCGGCAAAAACTCTGAAGCGAGTTACCCTCGAGCT AGGTGGCAACGACCCTGCTATTATATTCCCCGATGTTGACGTGGATAAGGTTGCAGAGAAAGTCGCCTTCTATTCCTTCCTTAACTCGGGCCAG ATCTGCATTGCCTTGAAACGCATCTATGTCCATGAGTCTATTTACGAACAGTTCAGAAATGCCGTGGTCAAGCAAGTCAAAGCCTATACTCTGGGGGATGGATTTCAAGAAGGGATCAGCCATGGGCCCCTGCAGAATTCTATGCAATACGAAAAAGTGAAGACATTTTTCAAAGACATCGAAAAAGAGGGCTGGAAGGTTGCTGTAGGCGGCAAGATTGATCCCTCTCCGGGGTACTTCATCACTCCAACGGTAATTGACAGGCCGCCGGACAGTTCTCGCATCGTGGTTGAGGAGCCTTTTG GCCCAATTGTCCCCCTTCTGTCCTGGAAGGATGTAGACGACGTCATTGCTCGAGCCAACGATTCTCTCATGGGACTAGGAGCTTCTGTATGGTGCAACGACCTTAAGAAGGCTGAAAGGGTTGCGAGGAGGATCCAAGCCGGAAGCGTGTGGGTTAATACTCACTTCGATCTCTCCCCTATGGCACCTTTCGGCGGGCACAAGGAGAGTGGCTTGGGAGTCGAATGGGGGAAGAATGGTTTGAAGGAACTATGCAATGTGCAGACCCTCTTTCTGAACAAACATGTTGTTGCTTGA